From a single Bacteroidota bacterium genomic region:
- a CDS encoding SprB repeat-containing protein, with protein MATLDATNANPNYVFIWSGNGVGTLNVNNVQTVVSTPLAVGNYTFIVTATDAGAGCVTTDTIVLVVNPNPNASANIDQTTICDGESVQLEVSGTLEATIGNNDAQNTNTSYPAAYGSFYWGHRQQILIRASELSAAGFTAGPINSLGFNITTADPASLTNYTISMAHTAATDLSLEQTVGSVVYGPVNYTAVVGVNTHSFTTPFNWDGTSNVVIQTCFNNSGYTNNSVGSLSNTSYISCRWLNQDAATVCTSPIASTASSRPQMILNGTSLPSGVTFSWSPATGLSATNISNPVATPSTSTTYVVTVTDPVTGCFTNDTVIINVLPVLPAPTTNPSAHCGNQIPTASVNAVPGATAYYWYDAAIGGTILQADPSLTYLSSIGTTTTLYVAAFDGSCLSPRTPVTITVATPPAITAQASDSSLCAGTNTFNRDEILLNYITYTWSSDAGGNLNSTSGPSVTASPSAPGIYNYIVEGTDGVCTNSDTVTVEVFDLPTVNANIESAAFCEGGSVQLDVPTTVTIGENDVQSTTTGYPSAYGAFYWGYRMQNMILASELLANGFSAGAINALSYNIATPAGQTLTGYTIKMANVVAADLSAEQTVSTVVYGPVNYNSIAGLNTHTFTTPFVWDGVSNVVIETCFNNGNYTTSSVGNMDNTSFVSSRWLNQDAAGVCLAATGSTASQRPQMVLTRALAGVSYSWSPAAGLSATNIPNPIASPTASTNYVVTVTDNVTGCTNTDTVFITVTPLPAAPTTNNPISRCGPGDVTATATGSGGTLFWTGPNGGNVLSYTGSLTQSVTASGAFDVREFPANIDTTAVGFNPVANPGSIPVGYFPTTSQGMWFRVNNTGGTIIKSVDIYPNGPIGTPYGIAIIDSLGNTIGSVSGVTTVTLPNYETIELNIYVPYSTIPYAMRPTSSPNLSVHQDAIVQGTAPWLIAGDMNIIGYGNMPPLASFFGTNTFGMFYNWQVMHGCFGNEAVVNYTVNPAPTLAITPSGPTTFCGSGVVTLDAGAAPTDPGYVNFSWAPATGLSATNVASVTATVNSTTTYTVTADDGIPGGCINTASVTLTVNTAPFASVGIVPDTICTTSPYQFNGSGGSASYKYVGTTENLGQTAGWPFNGANAAQRMQLFVSAAELNAAGVFGPSFLNSVGFNVVSKLSNQPYTNFTVSIDEVVGGCFASTTYITIPGGNTVYTGNYSTTLGWNDIVFQTPYAWDGVSDIVIQTCFTNATNSLFDIVYTSQTLGCTSTNALNAAACGAATGALTDFRPNMRFQGGSVNYSRSPITELSASNIANPLFTQSLGAGSRQYVLTVTDPVSGCVATDTANFYVSPTPVTPSIEFVGLDTTICISGTVSFSSIFVDGSLQWQSSADNVNFFDVIGQTASTYTTGLITADTYIRLKAFCADSAFSNVKYVKVNNPTILTTTNDTVCGQGNVSLAATANPGYFIRWYADSTAGNYLANGSPYNTFVTQTDTFWVAALVDTLVGSGGDTLTTTFAGGNGANGNFFDVNVTSPVTLTGMRINNNSAGAVCEVWYRSGTHVGFEGSSAGWTQIYNGPVAAAQGYVTGLNLPLSNGVTSFFVFLPAGGITYTNGVSLGAVYTSDANLAILEGYGTGGTFGSGLFGGIPTSTRIWNGSLIYSVPNCVSARVPVIAVVNPAPPVTVTPSAATICEGSSVNINVTGGLGDYTNFDWAPATGLDVTSGPAVVATPSVTTSYIVTATGNINGCETSDTAVITVNPAPVISVSTTTPNLCSGDTAQLSVVVSSPVSGNYAVTSIPHAPSLAPLTQSAPALGDEGTQTVALPFTFNFGGTNYTDVTIHANGQILMGAGNLTAQFQYTPPSIFSNLAPNNWVGFWGDLNNSVAGSITYDIVGAAPNRKLVVKFNAVDFWSVDPAVTYQIELNETSNVVDVFLTSINTISLNTRAVGLETNSQGYAAPGYNTGTWTATNQAFRFAPLQAATISWSGQGIIGSTTTETISAVPTSSGYYTVVVTNPLTGCTKADSVQINFAAQPSPVIADNDTTLCNPEFIYVNVVDTGLYVGGYPAGTNFTWSAIGVPIPDLDSISSSYGSSYSVIVTLPNGCSASSDTATILTKSVAVVDVITPASCTGGGSIAVQVTSGLPNYNYIWSTDLAQTNIISNVTKANNQDTLSNLGAGTYYLQVYDEAGSPASCNSGVLTYVVTGSSPIVIDSVIGTDISCNGFADGSATVFWTGGTAPYNILWSDGNTNATRGVTAAATLTVIVSDNSGCADTSTVTINEPASITLTLSSTNESAPGANDGTASVVIAGGTPGYVIEWYDALFTLIGSGTPITGLTGGTYTCVVTDTNGCQGFDNVVITTNTNAILNLTMLIEGMYDGAGGLVPALLNTGVGVSLTECDTILVEIRDQLTPTNVLASGTAVLGTNGQASFTFPAAINGANGYIAVFHRNAVQTWSDLLTFSATTNYNFTTAATQAFSSNMIEVDPGVFAFYSGDIAPQDEVVDITDQGYVGNDFLNFASGYVPTDVSGDGVVDITDQAIVDNNILNFVGSIHP; from the coding sequence GTGGCTACTTTAGACGCAACAAATGCTAATCCCAACTATGTATTTATCTGGTCAGGTAATGGTGTAGGAACGTTGAATGTGAACAATGTTCAAACAGTTGTTTCTACGCCGCTTGCTGTCGGTAACTATACATTTATTGTCACGGCTACTGATGCAGGTGCCGGTTGTGTAACTACCGATACGATTGTCCTTGTAGTGAATCCTAATCCAAATGCCTCAGCTAATATTGACCAAACTACCATCTGTGATGGTGAAAGTGTTCAGTTAGAAGTGAGCGGAACACTGGAAGCTACAATTGGTAATAATGATGCTCAGAACACTAACACCTCATATCCAGCCGCATATGGAAGTTTCTATTGGGGGCACCGTCAACAAATATTAATCCGTGCTTCCGAACTTTCTGCTGCCGGATTTACGGCCGGGCCGATAAATAGTCTTGGATTTAATATCACTACCGCTGATCCTGCTTCATTGACGAATTACACGATCAGCATGGCGCACACAGCAGCTACTGATTTGAGTTTAGAACAAACAGTTGGTAGTGTAGTGTATGGTCCGGTGAATTATACAGCGGTTGTCGGTGTAAATACACATTCATTTACGACTCCATTCAACTGGGATGGAACATCAAATGTTGTAATTCAGACATGTTTTAACAATTCAGGATATACGAATAATTCCGTTGGAAGTTTAAGCAATACCAGCTACATTTCCTGTCGTTGGTTGAATCAGGATGCAGCTACTGTTTGTACTTCACCTATTGCTTCTACTGCAAGTAGTCGTCCACAAATGATTCTGAATGGTACTTCATTACCTTCAGGCGTTACCTTCAGTTGGTCACCTGCTACCGGATTAAGTGCAACGAATATCTCTAACCCCGTTGCCACACCATCTACTTCTACTACTTATGTAGTAACAGTTACTGATCCGGTAACTGGATGCTTTACTAATGATACGGTGATCATCAACGTATTACCTGTTCTTCCTGCTCCTACTACTAATCCAAGTGCACATTGTGGTAATCAGATTCCTACCGCTTCTGTAAATGCAGTTCCGGGTGCTACAGCTTATTATTGGTATGATGCTGCCATTGGCGGTACTATCTTACAGGCAGACCCATCACTTACTTATCTTTCTTCTATTGGTACTACCACTACACTGTATGTGGCAGCATTCGATGGTTCTTGTTTGAGCCCTCGTACTCCGGTTACCATTACGGTTGCAACACCACCGGCTATTACAGCTCAGGCGAGTGATTCTTCATTATGTGCTGGAACCAATACATTTAATCGGGATGAAATTCTTTTAAATTATATTACGTATACATGGTCATCCGATGCAGGTGGAAACCTGAATTCAACATCCGGACCAAGTGTTACTGCTTCTCCATCAGCACCGGGCATCTATAATTATATCGTTGAAGGAACGGATGGTGTTTGTACAAACAGTGATACCGTTACAGTTGAAGTGTTTGATTTACCAACAGTAAATGCAAATATTGAATCAGCGGCCTTCTGCGAAGGAGGTTCAGTGCAGTTAGATGTACCGACAACAGTAACCATCGGTGAAAACGATGTACAAAGTACTACAACCGGTTATCCTTCTGCTTATGGCGCCTTCTATTGGGGTTATCGTATGCAGAATATGATCCTTGCCAGTGAGTTATTGGCTAATGGATTTTCTGCAGGTGCAATCAACGCTTTGTCATACAATATTGCCACACCAGCCGGTCAGACATTGACAGGCTATACCATCAAAATGGCAAATGTTGTCGCTGCTGATTTAAGTGCGGAGCAAACAGTTTCAACTGTTGTATACGGACCTGTGAACTATAATTCAATTGCAGGTTTGAATACACATACTTTCACCACTCCGTTTGTTTGGGATGGTGTTTCTAATGTGGTCATTGAAACCTGTTTTAATAATGGAAACTATACAACCAGCTCTGTCGGAAATATGGATAATACTTCCTTTGTTTCCAGTCGCTGGTTGAATCAGGATGCTGCCGGAGTTTGTCTTGCTGCTACAGGTAGCACTGCAAGTCAACGTCCACAAATGGTGCTCACACGTGCTCTTGCGGGTGTTAGTTATTCATGGTCTCCGGCTGCAGGTTTAAGTGCAACCAATATTCCTAATCCTATTGCTTCACCAACCGCTAGTACCAACTATGTGGTGACGGTAACTGATAACGTTACCGGTTGTACGAATACAGATACTGTATTTATTACTGTTACACCTCTTCCGGCTGCTCCTACTACCAATAATCCTATTTCACGTTGTGGCCCCGGTGATGTAACAGCTACTGCTACCGGTAGTGGTGGAACATTGTTCTGGACAGGTCCTAATGGTGGAAATGTACTTTCTTACACAGGTTCATTAACACAGTCTGTAACTGCTTCCGGTGCATTCGATGTACGTGAATTCCCTGCAAACATTGATACGACCGCCGTCGGTTTTAACCCGGTTGCTAACCCCGGTTCAATTCCGGTAGGTTACTTCCCAACAACCTCTCAGGGTATGTGGTTCCGTGTGAATAATACGGGTGGTACCATCATTAAGAGTGTGGATATCTATCCAAATGGTCCGATCGGAACTCCTTATGGTATTGCGATCATCGATTCATTGGGTAATACTATCGGTTCTGTTAGTGGTGTAACTACGGTTACATTACCTAACTATGAGACGATCGAATTGAATATCTATGTACCATATAGTACGATTCCTTATGCAATGCGTCCAACATCCAGTCCGAACCTTTCTGTTCATCAGGATGCGATTGTTCAGGGAACAGCTCCATGGCTAATTGCCGGTGATATGAATATTATCGGTTATGGTAATATGCCTCCTCTGGCTTCCTTCTTTGGTACAAATACCTTTGGTATGTTCTATAACTGGCAGGTAATGCATGGTTGCTTCGGAAATGAGGCTGTTGTAAACTATACAGTCAATCCTGCCCCAACATTGGCGATTACTCCTTCCGGTCCTACTACATTCTGTGGAAGTGGAGTTGTAACACTTGATGCCGGTGCAGCACCAACCGATCCGGGCTATGTAAACTTCTCCTGGGCTCCGGCTACAGGTTTAAGTGCGACAAACGTTGCGTCCGTTACTGCAACTGTCAATTCAACTACAACTTATACGGTTACTGCTGATGATGGAATTCCCGGTGGCTGTATCAATACAGCTTCAGTTACATTAACCGTGAATACTGCTCCATTCGCTTCAGTAGGTATAGTGCCTGACACAATTTGTACTACGTCACCTTATCAATTCAATGGTTCTGGAGGATCAGCCAGCTATAAGTATGTAGGTACTACTGAAAACCTCGGGCAAACTGCAGGATGGCCGTTCAACGGTGCAAATGCAGCGCAACGTATGCAATTGTTTGTAAGCGCTGCTGAACTGAATGCTGCGGGTGTCTTCGGACCTTCCTTCTTAAACAGCGTTGGTTTCAATGTGGTTTCTAAACTGAGTAATCAGCCTTATACTAACTTCACAGTATCTATTGATGAAGTGGTGGGCGGCTGTTTCGCAAGTACAACATATATCACTATCCCCGGTGGAAACACTGTTTATACCGGTAACTATTCTACTACATTGGGTTGGAACGATATCGTATTCCAAACGCCTTATGCATGGGATGGTGTAAGTGATATTGTGATTCAAACTTGTTTCACCAATGCTACGAACTCTTTATTTGATATCGTTTACACTTCTCAAACATTAGGATGTACCAGTACCAATGCCCTGAATGCAGCAGCTTGTGGCGCAGCTACCGGTGCATTGACTGATTTCCGTCCGAATATGCGTTTCCAGGGTGGATCAGTGAACTATAGCCGGTCACCTATTACTGAATTAAGCGCTTCGAATATTGCGAATCCGCTCTTTACACAATCACTGGGAGCAGGAAGCCGTCAATATGTATTGACTGTGACTGATCCTGTGTCAGGGTGTGTTGCAACGGATACTGCTAACTTCTATGTTAGCCCGACTCCGGTTACTCCTTCTATTGAGTTTGTTGGATTGGATACTACCATCTGTATTTCAGGAACGGTATCCTTCTCCTCCATCTTTGTGGACGGTTCATTGCAATGGCAATCTTCTGCTGATAATGTGAATTTCTTTGATGTTATCGGTCAAACCGCGAGTACCTATACTACAGGATTAATTACCGCTGATACCTATATCCGTTTGAAAGCTTTCTGCGCAGATTCAGCGTTTTCAAATGTGAAGTATGTGAAGGTGAATAACCCAACGATTCTTACAACTACCAATGACACCGTTTGTGGACAAGGTAATGTTTCACTGGCAGCTACTGCCAATCCGGGTTATTTCATCCGTTGGTATGCGGACAGCACTGCAGGAAACTATCTTGCTAATGGAAGTCCTTACAATACTTTCGTAACTCAAACAGATACCTTCTGGGTAGCTGCACTTGTAGATACGTTAGTAGGATCAGGTGGAGATACACTTACCACAACGTTTGCAGGTGGTAATGGTGCCAATGGTAACTTCTTTGATGTGAACGTGACCAGTCCTGTTACTTTAACCGGAATGCGTATCAATAATAATTCTGCAGGCGCAGTTTGTGAGGTGTGGTACAGAAGTGGTACGCACGTAGGTTTTGAGGGCTCAAGTGCCGGATGGACACAGATCTATAACGGACCTGTAGCTGCCGCACAAGGATATGTAACAGGACTTAACCTTCCGTTAAGCAATGGTGTTACTTCATTCTTTGTCTTCCTTCCTGCCGGTGGTATAACTTATACCAATGGTGTTAGCTTAGGTGCTGTATATACTTCTGATGCAAATCTTGCAATCCTGGAAGGTTACGGTACCGGTGGAACATTTGGATCAGGTCTGTTCGGAGGTATTCCAACAAGTACCCGTATCTGGAACGGTTCACTTATCTATTCTGTTCCGAATTGCGTTAGCGCTCGTGTTCCTGTTATTGCTGTTGTGAATCCTGCTCCTCCTGTGACTGTTACTCCATCTGCCGCTACCATCTGCGAAGGCAGTTCAGTAAACATCAACGTAACCGGTGGTTTGGGTGATTATACCAATTTCGATTGGGCTCCTGCTACAGGATTAGATGTTACTTCAGGTCCTGCCGTTGTTGCTACTCCATCTGTAACTACTTCGTATATCGTTACTGCAACAGGAAATATTAACGGATGTGAAACTTCTGATACAGCGGTGATCACAGTGAATCCTGCTCCTGTCATCTCTGTTTCTACTACAACACCAAATCTGTGTTCGGGAGATACTGCTCAGCTATCTGTAGTGGTGAGTTCTCCGGTAAGTGGAAACTATGCAGTGACCAGCATTCCTCATGCACCTAGTTTAGCACCTCTTACTCAAAGCGCTCCTGCTCTGGGTGATGAAGGAACACAGACTGTAGCCTTACCATTTACCTTCAACTTTGGCGGAACAAATTATACAGATGTTACTATTCACGCCAATGGTCAGATCCTCATGGGTGCAGGTAATCTTACTGCTCAATTCCAGTATACACCTCCTTCTATATTCTCAAATCTTGCTCCGAACAACTGGGTTGGATTCTGGGGTGACCTGAATAACTCAGTGGCCGGTTCGATTACCTATGATATCGTTGGTGCTGCACCAAACAGGAAACTGGTGGTGAAGTTCAATGCGGTTGATTTCTGGTCTGTAGATCCTGCTGTGACTTATCAGATTGAGCTTAATGAAACAAGTAACGTAGTCGATGTATTCCTTACCAGTATAAATACTATCAGTTTGAACACCCGTGCAGTTGGACTTGAAACCAATTCTCAGGGGTATGCTGCTCCGGGATATAATACCGGAACATGGACGGCTACAAATCAGGCCTTCCGTTTTGCTCCTCTTCAGGCTGCTACAATTAGTTGGTCAGGTCAGGGTATCATTGGTTCTACTACTACGGAAACTATTTCTGCAGTTCCAACATCAAGCGGTTACTATACTGTTGTAGTTACCAACCCGCTTACCGGTTGTACTAAAGCAGATTCAGTTCAAATCAACTTCGCTGCTCAACCTAGCCCGGTTATCGCGGATAATGATACTACCTTGTGTAACCCTGAATTCATTTACGTGAATGTGGTGGATACCGGTCTTTATGTAGGTGGATATCCTGCAGGTACTAACTTTACCTGGAGTGCTATCGGAGTTCCAATTCCTGATCTGGATTCTATCAGCTCAAGCTATGGTTCTTCTTATTCAGTTATCGTAACACTTCCTAACGGATGTTCTGCAAGTTCTGATACCGCTACTATCCTGACCAAGTCAGTGGCAGTAGTGGATGTCATTACTCCTGCAAGCTGTACCGGTGGTGGTTCTATCGCAGTACAAGTAACCAGCGGTTTACCAAATTATAACTACATCTGGTCAACTGACCTTGCTCAAACCAATATCATCAGCAACGTAACGAAGGCGAACAATCAGGATACACTCAGTAACCTGGGAGCCGGTACTTACTACTTGCAGGTATATGATGAAGCGGGAAGTCCTGCCTCATGTAACTCAGGCGTATTGACCTATGTTGTTACTGGATCCTCTCCAATCGTGATCGATTCAGTGATTGGAACAGATATCTCCTGTAACGGATTTGCTGATGGATCAGCCACCGTATTCTGGACCGGAGGAACTGCGCCATACAACATCCTGTGGAGCGATGGAAATACCAACGCTACCCGTGGTGTTACTGCCGCTGCTACATTAACGGTGATTGTATCGGATAACTCCGGTTGTGCAGATACATCAACTGTTACCATCAATGAGCCTGCATCAATTACCCTGACCCTTTCATCTACCAACGAAAGCGCCCCCGGTGCTAACGACGGTACAGCTTCTGTGGTAATAGCAGGTGGAACTCCCGGCTATGTCATTGAGTGGTACGATGCATTATTTACATTGATTGGTAGCGGTACTCCAATTACAGGTCTGACAGGTGGAACATATACCTGTGTGGTAACAGACACCAACGGTTGTCAAGGTTTTGATAACGTAGTAATCACGACCAACACCAACGCTATTCTTAACCTGACCATGTTGATTGAAGGCATGTATGATGGCGCAGGCGGATTGGTGCCGGCCTTACTGAATACAGGAGTAGGCGTTAGTCTGACAGAATGTGATACGATCCTGGTAGAAATCAGAGATCAGTTAACCCCCACCAATGTATTGGCTTCCGGAACAGCAGTACTTGGCACCAATGGCCAGGCGAGCTTTACTTTCCCGGCTGCCATTAATGGTGCTAACGGTTACATCGCGGTGTTCCATCGTAACGCCGTACAAACCTGGAGTGATTTGCTCACCTTCTCTGCTACAACGAACTACAACTTCACCACTGCGGCTACTCAGGCCTTCAGCTCCAATATGATTGAAGTGGATCCGGGTGTATTCGCGTTCTACAGTGGCGATATCGCTCCACAGGATGAAGTGGTGGATATTACCGATCAGGGCTATGTAGGAAATGATTTCTTGAACTTTGCTTCCGGCTATGTACCAACAGATGTATCGGGAGATGGAGTAGTGGATATCACTGACCAGGCGATTGTAGATAATAATATCTTAAACTTCGTTGGATCGATTCATCCGTAA
- a CDS encoding lamin tail domain-containing protein, translating to METNTINARPATGQIYSFTPPVAPASPTGLSFSAVTVNSMTLNWTDATGEIGYRVERSLDGITYTTVATLPANTISYVATGLSAGQTYYWNIRSFSEGQVSNPALNGSQATAAGTLCGAYTVGPTGTYATLTAALNDIRTNGLSCSAILELQAAYTSGGETFPIWTGALGTLAGKTVTIRPEAGAVALSITSANTWTTVVDSLTEYLTIDGRPGGVGAVSELTIQITVLTGSEIRILQESSNNNFSYINFRGVSSATNNAVVFMGGSTIVGGAGNDNNTFDNCDFHEAPGLFPVNGFMASGNTTGAVNDNNTISNCRVYNFFSATSATVGINLINLNNNWTITGNRIYQDAARNYTTGNIHKGIVASNTLGSFTITNNIIGYATSAGTGTYSMAWAATAIANRFFGMDLNVAISPVSTISGNQVANFNIATSSAGTGSGAPFCGIWLNAGGANITGNTVGSMTGTDNILVRGTATGGSATTANVIGIAQGAASASTITISNNNIGGLGFNGITAAFANAAAIGGTVCGIFNQGTTTLTVPTSSRTISGNTIGGTSVANSMRSGSALNAGFTTTVNFSVIGILNTGSTRMTISNNTVQNLSVPTRSSAGVVYGIHTTTGINTISGNTVHTLTTNSKNVGGTTVAHLAGISHTSTTAPVAGTEVNIDQNTVRNLKINSDSSLVIVNGISFTGSTTTGFNYLIQRNNIYDIGDLTLTATDTAKVTYNGIGLFGGLATVQNNMISLGDGNTKSQIYQGILKANANINRVYHNSVYIGGNASTASGVASGSTWAFRRTSRPSSGNDEIINNIFYNARTTAIGGAFEYATGLDSNINVTASKNILFADFANGGRTGIRNTTIATSMTDWRTLTGQDLNSISENPNYIAPAAGTPDLHLQVPPALVPAEQAGQLIASVVNDFDGDVRAAFTPNDIGADAGNFLPSGDYINPVISSVTATPSTGGCAAVAHDVLAVATDASGFTSVTLNWSLNGVAQVGIPMTNTSGNNWEAQLPASGSALVTYSVTAIDASVNLNAETSASQSYRDAYLQAGLSAGVDQTICPGTSTNLSVASPYLNSIVFSEISGFESGSVGAGAPAPGITGFDYIELTNIGNQPVDISGWRLEVTGTTAGVYIIPAGNTVPAGGTFTLARTGGAADKWILWVQLYYL from the coding sequence GTGGAGACAAATACTATTAATGCACGTCCTGCTACAGGGCAGATTTACTCTTTTACTCCCCCTGTTGCTCCGGCATCCCCAACCGGTTTGAGTTTTTCTGCTGTTACTGTTAATAGCATGACCTTGAACTGGACAGATGCTACAGGTGAAATTGGTTATAGAGTAGAAAGATCTCTCGATGGAATAACATATACTACCGTTGCTACATTACCTGCTAACACCATATCTTATGTGGCAACAGGTTTATCAGCAGGTCAGACGTATTACTGGAATATTCGTAGCTTTAGCGAAGGTCAGGTGAGTAATCCGGCATTAAATGGTAGTCAGGCTACGGCCGCAGGTACTTTATGCGGTGCATATACTGTAGGTCCTACTGGTACATATGCTACTCTTACTGCGGCATTGAATGATATTCGTACAAATGGATTAAGTTGTTCTGCTATTCTGGAACTTCAGGCTGCTTATACCAGCGGTGGAGAAACTTTCCCGATCTGGACCGGCGCTTTAGGTACATTAGCAGGTAAGACAGTTACTATTCGTCCGGAAGCGGGTGCAGTTGCTTTAAGTATAACCAGTGCTAATACATGGACTACAGTTGTAGATTCTTTAACAGAGTATTTAACAATTGATGGTCGTCCGGGTGGAGTGGGTGCTGTATCTGAACTAACTATTCAGATTACGGTTCTTACCGGAAGTGAGATCAGAATTCTTCAAGAATCTTCTAATAACAATTTTAGTTATATTAACTTCAGGGGTGTATCAAGCGCAACAAATAATGCAGTTGTATTTATGGGTGGTTCTACCATTGTAGGTGGAGCAGGAAATGATAACAATACATTTGACAATTGTGATTTTCATGAAGCACCAGGGTTATTCCCTGTGAATGGATTTATGGCCTCGGGAAATACAACAGGTGCAGTAAATGACAACAACACGATTAGTAATTGCCGTGTATATAATTTTTTCAGCGCAACTTCAGCAACTGTAGGTATAAATCTGATTAACTTAAACAATAACTGGACTATTACCGGCAACCGTATTTATCAGGATGCGGCCAGAAACTATACTACCGGTAATATTCACAAAGGAATTGTTGCCAGCAATACACTTGGTTCATTTACGATCACCAATAATATTATCGGTTATGCTACCTCAGCCGGAACCGGAACTTATTCTATGGCATGGGCTGCAACTGCAATTGCCAACCGTTTCTTTGGTATGGATCTGAATGTGGCCATTAGCCCTGTCAGTACAATCAGTGGAAATCAAGTAGCGAATTTTAATATTGCGACCAGCAGCGCAGGTACGGGATCAGGTGCTCCGTTCTGTGGAATCTGGTTAAATGCAGGTGGTGCCAATATTACCGGAAATACTGTAGGTTCTATGACAGGAACAGATAATATTCTGGTTCGTGGAACAGCAACCGGTGGATCAGCCACCACTGCCAATGTGATTGGTATAGCTCAGGGAGCCGCTTCGGCATCTACCATTACTATATCCAACAACAATATCGGTGGTCTCGGGTTTAATGGTATTACGGCAGCTTTCGCCAATGCAGCTGCAATAGGCGGTACTGTATGCGGTATCTTCAATCAGGGAACAACTACTTTAACAGTTCCAACCAGTAGCCGTACGATCAGTGGAAATACGATCGGCGGAACAAGCGTTGCTAACAGTATGAGAAGTGGTAGTGCATTAAATGCAGGGTTTACAACTACAGTTAACTTCTCGGTAATTGGTATTTTAAATACCGGTTCTACACGTATGACTATTAGTAATAATACGGTACAGAACCTGAGTGTACCAACACGGAGTTCTGCAGGTGTTGTTTATGGTATTCATACTACAACAGGTATCAATACCATCAGTGGAAATACTGTTCATACACTGACAACGAATTCGAAAAATGTTGGCGGAACAACCGTAGCGCATCTGGCAGGTATCTCTCATACCTCAACCACAGCACCGGTTGCCGGAACTGAAGTGAATATCGATCAGAATACGGTTCGTAATTTGAAGATCAACTCTGATTCTTCATTGGTGATTGTAAACGGTATCAGTTTTACCGGTTCAACAACCACAGGATTTAATTATCTGATCCAACGTAACAATATATATGACATCGGTGACCTTACCCTTACTGCGACGGATACGGCCAAAGTAACTTACAATGGTATTGGTTTATTTGGTGGACTTGCTACTGTTCAGAATAACATGATCAGTTTGGGAGATGGTAATACTAAATCTCAGATTTATCAGGGTATTTTGAAGGCCAACGCGAATATCAATAGAGTGTATCATAACTCTGTTTATATCGGTGGTAATGCATCAACTGCATCCGGAGTCGCATCAGGTAGTACCTGGGCATTCCGTCGTACCTCACGTCCAAGTTCCGGAAATGATGAAATCATTAACAACATATTCTACAACGCACGTACTACCGCTATCGGTGGCGCATTTGAATATGCTACCGGATTAGATTCGAATATCAATGTAACGGCGTCTAAAAACATCCTCTTTGCTGATTTCGCAAATGGTGGTCGTACCGGTATCCGCAATACAACGATCGCAACCAGTATGACAGACTGGAGAACGTTGACAGGTCAGGATTTGAATTCTATTTCTGAGAATCCGAATTACATTGCACCTGCTGCAGGTACTCCTGATCTTCACCTTCAGGTTCCACCGGCTCTTGTTCCTGCTGAGCAAGCAGGTCAGTTGATCGCCAGTGTTGTCAATGACTTTGACGGAGATGTTCGTGCCGCCTTCACACCAAATGATATTGGTGCCGATGCCGGTAACTTCCTCCCTTCCGGTGATTATATCAATCCAGTTATTTCAAGTGTAACAGCTACACCGTCTACCGGTGGGTGTGCTGCAGTAGCGCATGATGTGCTTGCTGTTGCTACTGATGCCAGCGGATTCACCTCTGTTACATTAAACTGGTCATTAAACGGAGTAGCTCAAGTAGGTATTCCAATGACCAATACTTCCGGTAACAACTGGGAAGCTCAACTACCTGCAAGTGGTAGCGCATTAGTTACCTATAGTGTTACAGCTATAGATGCCAGTGTGAACCTCAATGCTGAAACAAGTGCTTCGCAATCCTATCGTGATGCCTATCTTCAGGCAGGTTTATCTGCCGGTGTAGATCAAACGATTTGTCCCGGAACAAGTACTAACCTGAGTGTGGCCTCTCCTTATCTTAATTCCATTGTTTTCTCTGAAATTTCAGGATTTGAATCAGGTAGTGTTGGTGCAGGTGCTCCTGCTCCCGGCATCACCGGATTTGACTATATTGAATTAACCAATATCGGCAATCAACCTGTAGATATTAGCGGTTGGAGACTTGAAGTAACCGGTACTACTGCGGGTGTATATATTATTCCTGCCGGCAATACAGTTCCTGCGGGTGGAACATTTACACTTGCACGAACTGGTGGTGCTGCCGATAAATGGATATTATGGGTTCAACTTTATTATCTGTAG